The following coding sequences lie in one Arachis hypogaea cultivar Tifrunner chromosome 4, arahy.Tifrunner.gnm2.J5K5, whole genome shotgun sequence genomic window:
- the LOC112796712 gene encoding uncharacterized protein, whose product MKTDNFKPLPRCDDTLESRWRTEMVVTMNRDISTEQRSMLLLFGDRGIFCEGKEKRREEMLNIKRVLNAVSNYQKRGGGEATHPVGGCGYSCLKTAAFKYRTTGYVTDNAA is encoded by the exons ATGAAAACTGACAACTTCAAACCTCTGCCACGCTGCGACGACACTCTTG AATCGCGATGGAGAACTGAGATGGTAGTGACGATGAACCGAGACATTAGCACTGAACAGAGATCAATG TTGTTGTTGTTTGGGGATCGGGGTATTTTTTGTGAGggtaaagagaagagaagagaagagatgtTGAACATTAAGAGGGTTCTCAATGCTGTTTCGAATTATCAAAAAAGAGGAGGGGGAGAGGCTACTCACCCTGTAGGAGGATGTGGTTACAGTTGCCTAAAAACTGCTGCATTCAAG TACCGTACTACCGGTTATGTCACTGATAATGCTGCTTGA